The Flavobacterium galactosidilyticum nucleotide sequence GCAACTTATTTCCGGAGCAATATTTGAAACTAAATTAGATTTGTCACATCCTATTAATTTTGGTATGCCTAGAAATACAATGCCTATTTTTAGAAATACATCGATAATTATAGAGCCAAACAAAAACAGCTTCAATAACCCTATCCAATACACGAAAAATCCATTGATCAGTGGATATGTTTCCAAGCAAAATTTAGAATTATTAAAAGAAAGCGTACCTTTTCAATCGATAAAAAAAGGGGATGGAAAAATTATTGTTTTTACGGACAACACTAATTTCAGAGCATTCTGGCTTGGTACAGAAAAATTATTATGGAACGCTATATTTTTCAGTAATTTAATGTAACTAATCTTGTTACTATTTAAAGTAATCAGTTCTTATAAAACTTTTTAAAAATCAAAAAAAATTCCTGCTTCATAAATACTTGCAGGACTTTTTCATACTTACAAAATTGATTGATTAATAAAACGATAAAAACTGACGATAAAAACATTGTACCTTTGACCTCTCAAAACTTACAAATAAATTATGCGCATTGATATTGTTACACTTTTACCAGAATTATTACGAAGTCCATTTGAGGCTTCTATTATGAAACGTGCTATCGATAAAGGATTAGTAGAAGTTCATTTCCATAATTTACGTGATTACACGACTAACAAACAAAAGAGTGTCGATGATTATCCTTACGGTGGTGGCGCTGGAATGGTAATGACAGTACAACCTATTGATGATTGTATTTCGCATTTGAAAAGCGAAAGAGATTATGACGAAATCATATATATGTCGCCTGATGGGGAAACACTAAATCAGAAAATGGCAAATACAATGTCAATGCATGAGAATATCATTATTCTTTGCGGACATTATAAAGGAGTAGATCAGCGTGTGCGAGATCATTTTATTACTAAGGAAATTTCTATAGGAGACTACGTTTTATCTGGTGGAGAATTAGGTGCATTAGTATTATCAGATGCCTTAATCCGATTAATTCCAGGAGTTTTGAGTGATGAAACATCAGCATTGACAGATAGTTTTCAAGATGGATTATTGTCTGGACCTATATATACAAGACCAGCTGATTATAAAGGATGGAAAGTTCCAGAAGTTTTGACCAGTGGGAATTTTGCCAAAATAGACAAATGGCGTGAAGACACAGCATACGAACATACTAAAAACAGAAGACCTGATTTATTAGAGTAATTTAAAAGTGGGGAGTATTTAGTGTTAAGTTTTAATTTGTTTTTAATAACAGTTTCAGTGACAGCTATAAGACGATATTTTTAGTTTCTATTTTTAAATTTGTGAACCCACATATATTTAAAAAAACCATAGGTGAATACTAAAAAATAAACCTTGTAAATTAAAACAATAGTTCTATATTTGCACCCAAATTTAGATCAACCTCTGGCGAGATCCGCGAATGTTGATTTGATAAAACCATAATTAAAGATATCATGGCAGATTTAATGAAATTCGTTCAAGACGAATTAGTAGCAAAAAAAGATTTCCCAGTTTTTGCAGCTGGAGACACTATCACTGTTTACTACGAAATTAGAGAGGGTGAAAAAACTAGAACACAGTTTTTTAAAGGAGTTGTTATTCAAAGAAGAGGTTCTGCTAATACAGAAACTTTTACAATTCGTAAAATGTCAGGTGCAATTGGAGTTGAGCGTATCTTCCCAGTAAACTTGCCTGCTTTACAAAAAGTTGAAATCAACAAAAAAGGTGCAGTTCGTAGAGCTAGAATTTTCTATTTCAGAGAACTTACCGGTAAAAAAGCTAAGATTAAAGACAAAAGAAGATAGTTTACTATCTCTTTACCATAAAAATCCCATCCTGAACCATCAGGTTTGGGATTTTTTTTTGCCCATCTTTAAAATAAAACCAAAAAAAACTTATTTTATCTCCAAAAAATAAGAAAAAATCATTTTACAACTACCAACATAATAATCTCATAATTCCCATATTTCTGCATGAAACTTAAGCTAATTTCAGTCTGATTTTCATATATTTGCTTCGCCAAATTTTAGGCAAAATATACATTTCACATCCTAATTATTAAGGATACGATTATAAAATAAAAAAAATGACACAAAAATCAAAGATTGTTTACACCTTGACTGATGAGGCGCCTTTGTTAGCGACTTATTCTTTTTTACCAATTGTACAAGCATTTACCGCTACAGCAGGAATCGAAATAGAAACCGAAGACATTTCATTAGCGGCAAGAATTTTATCAAACTTCTCAGATTTTTTGGATGCTGACCAAAAAGTAAAAGATTCCTTAGCCGAACTTGGTAAACTAGCTACTTCGCCAGAAGCAAATATCATTAAGTTACCAAATGTTTCGGCCTCAGTTCCTCAACTAAAAGGAGCCATTGCTGAATTACAAGCTCATGGTTATAAAATCCCAAATTTCCCTGAAGATCCTCAAAATGATGCAGAAAAAGAAATTAAAGCTAAATATTCTAAAGTTTTAGGTTCTGCCGTAAACCCAGTTTTACGTGAAGGAAACTCAGACCGTAGAGCTCCAAAAGCAGTAAAAAACTATGCTAAAGTAAACCCACACTCTATGGGTGCTTGGTCAGCTGATTCTAAAACTGAAGTTGCTTCAATGGAAAATGGTGATTTTTACGGAAGTGAAATATCATTAACTACTGCAGAAGCTACTGATGTAAAAATCGAATTTATTGCTGAAGATGGAACAACTACTGTTTTAAAAGCAAGTACTCCATTAAAAAAAGGAGAAATTATCGATAGCTCGGTAATGCATTTAAATGCTTTAAAAACTTTTGTCGCTAAAGCAATTGAAAAAGCTAAAAAAGAAAACATATTGCTTTCTGTACACTTGAAAGCGACGATGATGAAAATATCTGATCCTATTATTTTCTCCGCTATTGTAGAAGTTTACTTTGCAGCTGTTTTCGAAAAATACGCTGCCTTATTTGACGAATTAAACATTGATACCAGAAATGGTTTAGGTGATGTTTATGCAAAAATAGCAGGTAATGCAAAACAAGCTGAAGTAGAAGCTGCCATCAATCAAGCAATTGAAAACGGACCTGCCTTAGCCATGGTTAATTCTGATAAAGGAATTACAAACCTTCATGTTCCTTCGGATGTTATTGTAGATGCTTCGATGCCAGCTATGATTCGTACTTCAGGAAAAATGTACAACAAAGAAGGCAAATTAGAAGATACTATTGCTATTATTCCAGATCGCTGTTATGCTGGTGTATATGAAGCTACAATTGATTTCTGTAAAAAGAATGGCGCTTTTGACCCAACAACAATGGGAAGTGTTCCAAACGTAGGCTTGATGGCACAAAAAGCTGAAGAATATGGTTCTCATGATAAAACTTTCCAAATGACTGCAAACGGAATTGTTCGCGTAGTGGATACAAATGGAACTGTTTTAATGGAACAAGCAGTAGAAGCAAAAGACATTTTCAGAATGTGTCAGGCTAAAGATGCTCCTATTCAAGACTGGGTAAAACTTGCTGTCAACAGAGCGCGTTTATCTAGTACTCCAGCCATTTTCTGGTTAGACGAAAATAGAGCACATGACCGTCAAATTATTGAAAAAGTAAAAACATACTTAAAAGATTACGATACAACTGGTTTAGACATCAGAATCTTAAATCCTATTGAAGCTACTAATTTCACATTAGAAAGAACAAAAGCTGGATTAGACACTATTTCTGTAACTGGAAATGTATTGCGTGATTATCTTACCGATTTATTCCCTATTTTAGAATTAGGAACTTCAGCAAAAATGTTATCTATCGTTCCGTTGATGAATGGTGGTGGATTATTTGAAACTGGTGCAGGTGGATCAGCTCCAAAACACGTTGAGCAATTTACTCAAGAAGGATACTTACGTTGGGATTCTCTTGGAGAATTCTTAGCATTAGGAGCTTCTTTAGAACATTTAGGACAATCTTTGAACAATTCAAAAGCGATCGTTTTATCTGAAACGTTAGATCAAGCAAATGATGCTTTCTTGAAAAATGATAAATCTCCAGCTAGAAAATTAGGACAAATCGACAACCGTGGTTCTCATTTCTATTTAGCAATGTATTGGGCTGAAGCGCTTGCTGCTCAAAAAAATGATGCAGAATTAAAAGCAACCTTTACGCCTATCGCAGCAGCATTTGAAACTAACGAAGCTAAAATCAATGCCGAATTAATTGCAGCACAAGGAAAACCTCAAGCACTTGGTGGTTATTACCAACTAACTCCTGAGTTAGTAAGCCAAGCAATGCGTCCTAGCGAAACATTTAATAGCATTTTAGCTAAAATAGCATAAATCTATTTTTAGAATGATACAAAAGGCAACTGGA carries:
- the trmD gene encoding tRNA (guanosine(37)-N1)-methyltransferase TrmD; translation: MRIDIVTLLPELLRSPFEASIMKRAIDKGLVEVHFHNLRDYTTNKQKSVDDYPYGGGAGMVMTVQPIDDCISHLKSERDYDEIIYMSPDGETLNQKMANTMSMHENIIILCGHYKGVDQRVRDHFITKEISIGDYVLSGGELGALVLSDALIRLIPGVLSDETSALTDSFQDGLLSGPIYTRPADYKGWKVPEVLTSGNFAKIDKWREDTAYEHTKNRRPDLLE
- the rplS gene encoding 50S ribosomal protein L19, whose protein sequence is MADLMKFVQDELVAKKDFPVFAAGDTITVYYEIREGEKTRTQFFKGVVIQRRGSANTETFTIRKMSGAIGVERIFPVNLPALQKVEINKKGAVRRARIFYFRELTGKKAKIKDKRR
- a CDS encoding NADP-dependent isocitrate dehydrogenase; amino-acid sequence: MTQKSKIVYTLTDEAPLLATYSFLPIVQAFTATAGIEIETEDISLAARILSNFSDFLDADQKVKDSLAELGKLATSPEANIIKLPNVSASVPQLKGAIAELQAHGYKIPNFPEDPQNDAEKEIKAKYSKVLGSAVNPVLREGNSDRRAPKAVKNYAKVNPHSMGAWSADSKTEVASMENGDFYGSEISLTTAEATDVKIEFIAEDGTTTVLKASTPLKKGEIIDSSVMHLNALKTFVAKAIEKAKKENILLSVHLKATMMKISDPIIFSAIVEVYFAAVFEKYAALFDELNIDTRNGLGDVYAKIAGNAKQAEVEAAINQAIENGPALAMVNSDKGITNLHVPSDVIVDASMPAMIRTSGKMYNKEGKLEDTIAIIPDRCYAGVYEATIDFCKKNGAFDPTTMGSVPNVGLMAQKAEEYGSHDKTFQMTANGIVRVVDTNGTVLMEQAVEAKDIFRMCQAKDAPIQDWVKLAVNRARLSSTPAIFWLDENRAHDRQIIEKVKTYLKDYDTTGLDIRILNPIEATNFTLERTKAGLDTISVTGNVLRDYLTDLFPILELGTSAKMLSIVPLMNGGGLFETGAGGSAPKHVEQFTQEGYLRWDSLGEFLALGASLEHLGQSLNNSKAIVLSETLDQANDAFLKNDKSPARKLGQIDNRGSHFYLAMYWAEALAAQKNDAELKATFTPIAAAFETNEAKINAELIAAQGKPQALGGYYQLTPELVSQAMRPSETFNSILAKIA